CCCCATACCCCTTATGACTGCTGCTTTCGTCCATACTCCCCTAGCGCAAACTCTGGTACCCCGTCCTTCCCGTGTTCGGGATGCCCTGCTGATTCTGGGGGGCAGTTTATTCGTGGCTGTCCTGGCTCAGGTGCGGATCCCTTTGCCCTTTACGCCGGTACCGATTACGGGTCAAACCTTTGGAGTCCTGCTGGTTGGGGCAGGCTTTGGGGCGCGGCTCGGCTTTCTCACGCTGTTGCTGTACCTCCTAGAAGGGCTGTTGGGGCTGCCTTTCTTTGCAGGAGGGGGATCTGGGTTTAGCCACTTGGCAGGGGCAACAGGGGGCTATCTACTGGCCTATCCGCTAACAGCGGGGCTGATGGGCTGGTTTGTAGAACGATGGGGAGTCGATCGAAACCTCTGGAAGATGGCTGCAGCAATGCTGGCGTGTAGTGCTTTGATTTACCTAATGGGTGCCACTTGGCTGGGGGTCTGGCTCAACCAGAATGTGGAGCCAACTTCTGCTTGGGCGGTGCTTCAAAAGGGTGTT
The genomic region above belongs to Thermostichus vulcanus str. 'Rupite' and contains:
- a CDS encoding biotin transporter BioY — translated: MTAAFVHTPLAQTLVPRPSRVRDALLILGGSLFVAVLAQVRIPLPFTPVPITGQTFGVLLVGAGFGARLGFLTLLLYLLEGLLGLPFFAGGGSGFSHLAGATGGYLLAYPLTAGLMGWFVERWGVDRNLWKMAAAMLACSALIYLMGATWLGVWLNQNVEPTSAWAVLQKGV